The Solibacillus daqui genome has a segment encoding these proteins:
- a CDS encoding ABC transporter ATP-binding protein, which yields MSILIARKVRKTYGKRTLAQEVLKGIDLEVEKGEFVGIMGPSGSGKTTLLNVLCSIDQVTDGLVEINGQKLQGMKERELAKFRRDELGFIFQDYNLLDTLTVKENILLPLSLSSIPKAAAEHRLLELVKILGIEEILAKYPNEISGGQKQRTSAARALISNPSLVFADEPTGALDSKSATALLGNLSKINETKQATIMMVTHDAVAASFCSRVLFLKDGHIYTELYKGDKSRTEFFQQILSTQSVLGGEQDEA from the coding sequence ATGAGTATTTTAATCGCACGTAAAGTTCGAAAAACATATGGAAAACGAACTTTAGCACAAGAGGTGTTAAAGGGCATTGATTTAGAAGTAGAAAAAGGTGAATTTGTTGGCATTATGGGGCCTTCTGGTTCGGGGAAAACGACATTGCTTAACGTTTTATGCTCGATTGACCAGGTGACAGATGGACTTGTTGAAATTAACGGCCAAAAGCTGCAGGGAATGAAGGAACGTGAGCTAGCGAAATTCCGTCGTGATGAACTAGGCTTTATTTTTCAGGATTATAATTTATTAGATACATTAACAGTGAAGGAAAATATTCTATTACCATTATCATTAAGCTCGATCCCAAAGGCAGCAGCGGAGCATCGCTTACTGGAGCTGGTGAAAATTTTAGGGATTGAGGAAATTTTAGCGAAATATCCAAATGAAATTTCAGGAGGACAAAAGCAACGTACGTCTGCGGCACGTGCATTAATTTCGAATCCATCGCTTGTTTTTGCAGATGAGCCAACAGGAGCGCTTGATTCAAAGTCGGCTACTGCACTGTTAGGTAATCTTTCGAAAATTAATGAGACAAAGCAGGCAACGATTATGATGGTAACGCATGATGCAGTGGCAGCAAGCTTTTGTTCACGTGTGCTATTTTTAAAGGACGGTCATATTTATACGGAATTGTACAAAGGTGACAAATCTCGCACAGAGTTTTTCCAACAAATTTTAAGTACGCAAAGTGTTCTAGGCGGTGAGCAAGATGAAGCTTAG
- a CDS encoding sensor histidine kinase, whose protein sequence is MIRLFFKQHLLWLVFLVMLQAVTNLILFVDKGFQGISFFYINLVWLVLIAMFLLWRYLIEVRMMRGYTAEGKSYAEAVKLDYEERLTRNKVELQEQRLLLLERQDELLAWVHEMKSPMTAIQLLVERMEDLEVKERFETEWLRLYLLLDQQLHATRLLTIEQDNRIERVALKDVLVQEIKELRSWCFEKRIAIELEDVELEVLTDRKWLAFIVRQILSNAVKYSHIGGEVQLSTVSNNGQLALLIQDNGVGIKQEDLPRVFRKSYTGTIGRETSAATGMGLYLAKQAADSLRLKIVIESTESIGTTVKILFPKDNMYNETLLT, encoded by the coding sequence ATGATTCGCTTATTTTTTAAGCAGCACCTTTTGTGGCTTGTATTTTTAGTAATGCTACAAGCTGTGACAAATTTAATTTTATTTGTAGATAAGGGCTTTCAAGGGATATCCTTTTTTTACATAAACCTTGTTTGGCTGGTGCTAATAGCAATGTTTTTATTGTGGCGTTATTTAATAGAGGTGCGAATGATGAGAGGCTATACAGCAGAAGGGAAAAGCTATGCTGAAGCAGTTAAGCTAGATTATGAGGAACGGCTTACACGTAATAAGGTAGAGCTGCAGGAGCAAAGACTGCTGCTATTAGAGCGTCAGGATGAGCTATTGGCATGGGTACATGAAATGAAATCACCAATGACTGCAATACAGTTACTTGTTGAACGCATGGAGGATTTGGAGGTAAAGGAGCGCTTTGAAACAGAGTGGCTACGACTCTATTTATTATTAGATCAGCAGCTCCATGCAACACGTCTGTTAACGATTGAGCAGGATAATCGAATTGAACGAGTGGCATTAAAAGATGTACTTGTGCAGGAAATAAAGGAGCTCCGTAGCTGGTGCTTTGAGAAGCGAATTGCGATTGAGTTAGAGGATGTGGAACTTGAGGTGCTAACAGACCGTAAATGGCTCGCCTTTATTGTACGCCAAATTTTATCGAATGCTGTGAAGTATAGTCATATAGGCGGTGAAGTTCAATTATCAACCGTTTCTAATAATGGACAGCTTGCTTTATTGATTCAAGATAACGGTGTAGGTATTAAGCAAGAAGATTTGCCACGTGTGTTTCGTAAATCGTATACAGGAACAATTGGTCGTGAAACAAGTGCAGCAACAGGCATGGGCTTGTATTTAGCTAAACAGGCAGCCGATTCGCTTCGGCTTAAGATAGTCATTGAATCTACTGAATCTATCGGAACAACAGTGAAAATTCTATTTCCAAAAGACAATATGTATAACGAAACGCTTCTTACGTGA
- a CDS encoding response regulator transcription factor, whose translation MKVLLIEDDDSIFSLIAERFRQWNIDVVRPDDFHQVMATFVKDKPQLVLIDIQLPAFDGFHWCREIRTISNVPILFLSSRDHPMDMVMAMQMGADDFVQKPFHMEVLIAKVQALLRRTYDYQETSQSDSEHWCGTEINYERALVQFQNRQVELTKNELFILKVLVKAKGQIVSRDDLMRKLWDDERFVNDNTLTVNVNRLRQRLEEIGLLDVIVTKKGLGYMAVSE comes from the coding sequence ATGAAAGTATTGTTAATAGAAGATGATGATTCGATTTTTTCACTAATTGCCGAGCGCTTTCGTCAATGGAATATTGATGTTGTCAGACCGGATGATTTTCATCAAGTGATGGCAACGTTTGTGAAAGATAAACCACAGCTAGTGTTAATTGATATTCAATTACCAGCATTTGACGGATTTCATTGGTGTCGAGAAATTCGAACAATCTCGAATGTACCTATTTTGTTTTTATCGTCACGTGATCACCCGATGGACATGGTGATGGCAATGCAAATGGGGGCCGATGATTTTGTGCAAAAGCCATTTCATATGGAGGTGCTGATTGCAAAGGTACAGGCATTATTGCGTCGTACATACGATTATCAAGAGACATCGCAAAGTGATAGTGAGCATTGGTGCGGGACAGAAATTAATTATGAACGAGCACTTGTCCAATTTCAAAATAGGCAGGTCGAGCTAACGAAAAATGAGCTGTTTATTTTAAAGGTTTTAGTGAAGGCAAAAGGGCAAATTGTCTCGCGGGATGACTTAATGCGTAAGCTATGGGACGATGAGCGTTTTGTAAATGACAATACACTAACCGTCAATGTTAATCGCTTACGCCAACGCTTAGAGGAAATTGGCTTACTCGATGTAATTGTTACAAAAAAGGGGCTTGGTTATATGGCGGTGAGTGAATGA
- a CDS encoding LysR family transcriptional regulator yields the protein MDIRQIEYFVEVAKQLSFTKAAATLHVSQPSISKAIQNFEAELGVPLFYRSSRQLELTDAGQAVLINSMQVLESFQNLRSELTDLMQLKKGQIRIGIPPIVGAEFFSRLISVYKEQNPYIEILLTEVGTKRIREEIETGELDIGLVCSVTSTNENLETIRFLKDPLQLIVHENHPLAQQQAVTMSDLINEAFIIYRKDFILFDRIIEECSKYGFYPNIACETTQKDLFIEMVQARLGIALLPQKIAEKIPYKSIKRIPFQEDAIYLELGITWKKNKYLPYSVREFIQLAHEFVLQ from the coding sequence ATGGATATTCGCCAAATTGAATATTTTGTAGAAGTCGCAAAGCAGCTAAGCTTCACTAAGGCAGCTGCTACTCTGCATGTTTCGCAGCCATCTATCAGTAAAGCCATTCAAAATTTTGAAGCTGAGCTTGGTGTACCATTGTTTTATCGCTCATCGAGGCAGCTCGAGCTGACTGACGCCGGGCAAGCTGTACTCATCAACTCGATGCAGGTGCTCGAATCATTTCAAAATCTGCGTTCTGAATTAACCGATCTCATGCAACTAAAAAAGGGTCAAATTCGTATTGGTATACCGCCGATTGTTGGAGCAGAATTTTTCTCACGCCTTATTAGTGTTTATAAAGAGCAAAATCCATATATCGAAATATTATTGACCGAAGTTGGTACAAAGCGTATTCGTGAAGAAATCGAAACAGGAGAACTTGATATCGGTCTCGTATGCAGTGTCACATCGACAAACGAAAACTTAGAAACGATTCGCTTTTTAAAAGATCCATTGCAGCTTATCGTTCATGAAAATCACCCTCTCGCACAACAGCAAGCAGTTACAATGAGCGATTTAATAAACGAAGCATTTATTATTTATCGCAAAGATTTTATTCTATTTGATCGTATTATTGAAGAATGTTCAAAATACGGATTTTACCCGAACATAGCCTGTGAAACAACGCAAAAGGATTTATTCATTGAAATGGTTCAAGCACGTCTCGGCATTGCGCTCTTACCACAAAAAATTGCTGAAAAGATTCCATATAAATCGATTAAGCGCATTCCATTTCAAGAAGATGCCATTTACTTAGAACTGGGTATTACGTGGAAGAAAAATAAATATTTACCTTACTCGGTGCGCGAATTCATTCAGCTTGCTCATGAGTTTGTTTTACAATAG